The proteins below come from a single Lactobacillus johnsonii genomic window:
- a CDS encoding alpha-hydroxy-acid oxidizing protein — protein sequence MTTYYKGFPQSTREEKLHMVNLDELENEAKYVMPEAAYYYVASGAENEWTWRNNTQAFNHFQIVPRALTGMQNPELNTEFLGMKLKTPVMICPIACHGIANAEAEIDTAKGAKAAGALFAMSTYANKSVQEVQSAVGDSPRFMQLYLSKNWDFNKMVIEESVKAGFTGFFLTVDALVSGYREANLRTNFTYPVPLAFFNEWNGGKGEGQSVAQMYASSAQNIGPDDIRKIKEIADVPVIVKGVECAEDAMLAIGAGADGIVVSNHGGREVDGAPATIDVLPEIAKAVRSSNHRVPIILDGGVRRGSHVFKALALGADLVGIGRPFLYGLALGGAQGVQSVIEQLNKELLIDMQLTGCKTIEDIKHAKIDHINYSADWGISSTSRSVMKPYPVTKENQLTGEAADAVSGASRH from the coding sequence ATGACAACTTACTATAAGGGCTTTCCACAAAGTACAAGAGAAGAAAAGTTACATATGGTTAACTTAGATGAACTGGAAAATGAGGCAAAATATGTGATGCCAGAAGCTGCTTATTACTATGTAGCTAGTGGTGCTGAAAATGAATGGACTTGGCGAAATAACACTCAAGCATTTAATCATTTTCAAATAGTTCCTCGAGCTTTGACTGGAATGCAAAACCCTGAACTTAATACTGAGTTTTTAGGGATGAAGTTAAAGACCCCGGTTATGATTTGTCCAATTGCATGCCACGGTATTGCAAACGCTGAAGCAGAAATTGATACTGCAAAAGGTGCAAAAGCTGCTGGGGCCTTATTTGCGATGAGTACCTATGCAAATAAGAGTGTACAAGAAGTACAAAGTGCAGTAGGGGATTCTCCTAGATTTATGCAACTATATTTAAGCAAAAACTGGGACTTTAATAAGATGGTAATTGAAGAATCAGTTAAAGCAGGTTTTACGGGATTTTTCCTAACAGTAGATGCTTTAGTTAGTGGCTATCGTGAAGCTAACTTACGAACTAACTTTACTTATCCGGTACCGTTGGCTTTCTTTAATGAATGGAACGGTGGAAAGGGTGAAGGACAAAGCGTTGCACAAATGTATGCTTCATCGGCTCAAAATATTGGACCAGATGATATTCGTAAAATAAAGGAAATTGCTGATGTTCCTGTAATTGTTAAAGGAGTTGAATGTGCTGAAGATGCTATGCTTGCTATTGGGGCTGGAGCAGATGGGATCGTAGTTTCTAATCATGGCGGACGTGAAGTAGATGGCGCTCCTGCGACGATTGATGTTTTACCTGAAATTGCTAAGGCAGTAAGAAGCTCAAATCATCGTGTTCCAATTATTCTTGATGGCGGCGTTCGTCGCGGCTCTCATGTCTTTAAAGCATTAGCATTAGGTGCAGACTTAGTCGGTATTGGCCGCCCATTCTTATATGGCTTAGCACTTGGTGGTGCACAAGGTGTTCAATCAGTTATTGAGCAATTAAATAAGGAATTATTGATTGATATGCAATTAACCGGCTGTAAGACAATTGAAGATATTAAACATGCTAAGATTGATCATATTAATTACAGTGCTGACTGGGGCATTTCTTCAACGAGCAGAAGTGTGATGAAACCATATCCTGTTACTAAGGAAAATCAGTTAACAGGTGAAGCAGCTGATGCTGTAAGTGGTGCATCAAGACATTGA